From the genome of Sporolituus thermophilus DSM 23256, one region includes:
- a CDS encoding sodium:solute symporter family protein encodes MLLSPVHMIGLLVTLTAVTVTGLYAARKVRNAADFAVGGHKSGVTMIAGTIIGTIIGGASTVGTAQLAFTVGLSAWWFTLGTGIALLVMGLFYAAPLRKSNLQTMPQYLAISYGPLAGPLTSLASSIGIFFSIVSSILAAVPIISAIFQIDAAYAAGIVFFLIVVYVFFGGVWGTGLIGTLKTVLIYITLVAVGALTYTGMGGVTGFLQAFPADPWLNLVGRGLWADLGSALSLLVGTISTQTYIQAIYAARDIQAARRGAVVAALITLPAGIPAVMAGMYMRVHHPTIAPIDALPLFILYYLPPWLGGVAIAALLLAAIGSAAGLALGVATMLSRDILSEVWGISGDRRLLWANRIAVLGVTLLATLFTFGNLKSLVLEWNFLSMGLRGAGIFLPLTAAVFWPGRIGPAYAIWSMAGGAGAALLWKILFPSGIDPLYAGLGVNALMLAAGAVARQPGKMAGEP; translated from the coding sequence ATGCTTCTTTCACCAGTACATATGATCGGATTGCTCGTAACATTGACTGCCGTAACGGTGACAGGACTATATGCAGCGCGTAAGGTAAGAAATGCCGCTGATTTTGCCGTCGGCGGGCATAAGTCGGGGGTGACGATGATCGCCGGGACAATCATCGGTACGATCATCGGCGGCGCTTCTACCGTCGGTACCGCTCAACTTGCATTTACCGTCGGGTTGTCCGCGTGGTGGTTTACCCTTGGCACGGGGATAGCCTTGCTCGTTATGGGTCTGTTTTACGCTGCGCCGCTGCGAAAGTCAAATCTGCAGACTATGCCGCAATATCTTGCTATCAGTTACGGACCGCTGGCCGGGCCGCTTACCAGTTTGGCGTCGTCGATCGGCATTTTTTTCAGCATTGTCTCCAGCATTCTGGCGGCGGTACCGATTATCAGCGCAATTTTTCAAATTGACGCCGCCTATGCTGCCGGCATTGTCTTTTTTCTTATCGTCGTCTATGTCTTTTTTGGCGGTGTCTGGGGTACAGGACTAATTGGTACGCTGAAGACGGTCCTAATTTATATCACACTAGTGGCCGTTGGCGCCCTGACTTATACAGGAATGGGCGGTGTGACCGGCTTCTTGCAGGCCTTTCCTGCCGACCCGTGGCTTAATTTGGTAGGCCGGGGATTATGGGCTGATCTTGGCAGCGCGCTGTCATTGCTAGTCGGTACCATATCTACCCAAACGTATATTCAGGCAATTTATGCTGCCCGTGATATTCAAGCGGCCAGGCGGGGGGCGGTGGTGGCCGCCCTTATTACCTTGCCGGCAGGGATTCCGGCCGTCATGGCAGGCATGTATATGCGGGTTCATCATCCCACGATTGCCCCGATTGACGCGCTGCCACTATTCATTCTTTATTACTTGCCGCCATGGCTTGGCGGGGTCGCTATTGCCGCGCTGCTCTTAGCGGCGATTGGCTCAGCCGCAGGTTTGGCCCTCGGCGTTGCTACCATGTTGTCGCGCGACATTCTTAGCGAAGTGTGGGGAATTAGCGGCGACCGGCGGCTGCTGTGGGCTAACCGCATTGCTGTGTTGGGGGTTACGTTATTGGCTACGCTCTTTACCTTTGGTAACTTAAAATCACTTGTATTAGAGTGGAATTTTCTATCAATGGGTTTACGCGGAGCCGGCATCTTTTTACCACTGACAGCAGCCGTATTCTGGCCGGGGCGCATTGGGCCGGCTTATGCCATTTGGTCCATGGCGGGGGGCGCCGGCGCCGCGCTTCTTTGGAAAATCCTTTTTCCATCCGGCATTGACCCGCTATATGCAGGCCTTGGCGTTAATGCGCTAATGCTGGCGGCGGGAGCAGTTGCTCGGCAACCAGGAAAGATGGCGGGTGAGCCTTAA